A window of [Ruminococcus] lactaris ATCC 29176 genomic DNA:
GGATCGGAGTCATCATGGGAAGATATAAGACCATCAGTCTGATCGGAGGAGAAGTATGGGCAGTACATACAAATGAAAGGATCAGGAAGATCCTCACATTATCGGGGGTTACAAAAATTATGCAGATCTACGAGGAGGAACGGGTATGAGGGACACAAATGAAATGGAGATTCAGTTTGACAGTAAATCCTGCAATGAAGGATTTGCGAGAGTGGCAGTCGCAGCATTTCTGACACAGATGAATCCGACGGTGGAGGAAGTTGCGGATGTAAAGACGGCAGTTTCGGAGGCAGTGACCAATGCCATCATTCACGGATATGAAAAGCGGAAGGGAAAGATCCGTATTTTCTGTCGGATCTTGGAAAATCAATTTTTTATGGAAGTATCAGACAAAGGAAAAGGAATCCTGAATGTTGAAGAGGCGATGCAGCCTATGTATACGACAAAACCGGAAGAAGATCGTTCCGGGATGGGATTTGCGTTTATGGAAGCATTTATGGATGAGGTGAAAGTAAAATCGGAACCGGAAAAAGGAACGTGCGTCAGGATGAAAAAGATCATCGGAAAAGGACGGGAACTATGGACCACACAATCTCTCTGATCAGAAAATCTCACCATGGGGATAAAGAAGCGAGAGAACAACTGGTAAAAGAAAATGTAGGTCTGGTGTGGTGTGTGGTAAAGAGATTTTATGGGAGAGGTGCAGAGCCGGAAGATTTATTTCAGATCGGGAGCATCGGACTGTTAAAAGCGATCGATAAATTTGATCTTTCTTATGATGTTCAGTTTTCGACGTATGCAGTACCTATGATATCAGGAGAGATCCGCCGGTTTTTAAGGGATGACGGAATGATAAAAGTGAGTCGTTCTTTAAAGAAACTTTCGTATAAATGTGGAAAGAAAAAGGAAGAACTGACTGAGCGGATGGGAAGAGAACCAACGATGGAGGAACTGGCGACATCGCTTGGGACGGAAAAAGAAGAACTTGTCCAGGCAATGGAGGCGGCAACGGAGGTAGAGTCGATCTACAGGCCGATCCATCAGGAGGGAGATTCGCAACTGAGCATTCTGGACAGGCTGGAAGAAAAAAGCAGACCGGAAGAACATCTTCTGAACCGGATGATGCTGTCTCAGATTTTAGACGGACTGGACAAGGAGGAACGACAGTTGATCTATCTGAGGTATTTTCAGGAAAAGACACAGGCAGCAGTGGGGGAGATTCTGGGGATTTCACAGGTTCAGGTGTCGAGAATGGAAAAGAAAATACTGGAGCGGATGAGAAAGCAGATGTGAGCCGGTTATAAATCCAAAAGAGAAAGAGAGAAAAAATAAAAAAAGAAGAGACCGAAAAAATCAAGGAGAAAGAAAATCGCAGATAAGTAGATCACAAATAAGAAAATAGCAAATACGAAAATCAGGAATAAGAAAATCAGAAATACGAGTTGCCAGGTATATCTTTCCACCGGAATGGAATACTACCATAGAAAAAGACGGAAAGGTATGGTGAGCAAAATGGAAAATGGACATGGAAAAGTATGGATCTGTCTGCTGATACTGGTTCTGGCCGCAGTGGTGATCGGACTTTTATATTATACGACTGCAGCAAAGGAACCGGATGAAGAAGGATTTTTAATTCGGGCAGAGCAGATGGAGTCAGGAGAGCCGGGAACAGGAAAACTGCACTTAGGAGAGTTACGATCAGAAGAATTGCAATCAGAACAAACGAGGAATGGGGTGACCGGATATGGCATCTGAATCTGTGACCGTTTATCTGAAAGGTGACCGGAATGTAGAAGTGACAAAGCAGGATGTGACACTGGGAGATATTCTGGAAATTGAATGTGCAGATAAGCTGCTGCAGTCCAAAATCCGGGTTTTGAAAATTCTCAGGATCCGAGAAGAAAAGGAACAGCGTTTTGTAATCTCTCTTTTAAAAATCATAGATCTCATCCATGAGCGGTATCCGAAAGTAGAAATACGGAATCTTGGAGAGAGTGACGTGATCGTAACATATGAAAATCAGAAGACATCACCAATGATCTGGCATCTTCTGAAAACCGCAGTGGTAACAGTCATTATTTTTTGCGGATCAGCATTTTCAATCATGGCATTTAACAATGATGTGGATGTATCGAAACTGTTCGGACAGATCTATGAACTGGTTATAGGAAAAGAATCGAATGGCTTTACGATCCTGGAGATCATGTATTCCGTCGGACTGGTAGTTGGAATCCTTATTTTCTTTAATCATTTCGGAAAAAAACGGTTTACGGTAGATCCGACTCCCATGGAAGTACAGATGCGTCAGTATGAGAATGATATTCAGACGACGCTGGTGGAAGATGCTGCGAGAAGAAAGAAGGAAATTGACCTGGAAAATGGAGGAGGAAAATGATGTGGGCAGGGCAGATTTTTCTCGGTATTCTGGGGATGAGTGCAGGCGTTGTCGTGGCAGGAGGCTTATTTTCTTTTATTGTAGAACTCGGGGTGATTTCGGATTTTGCAGACCGCACCCATACTGCAAACCGCATCCTGCTTTATGAGGATGCGGTTTCAGCCGGGGCAATCCTTGGAAATGTCTTTCAGATCTTTCGGATTGGAATTCCCGGACAGTCCGTGCTGTTGGCATTTTTCGGACTATTTGCCGGGATTTTTGTCGGCTGCTGGTCGATGGCACTTGCAGAGATCCTGAATGTATTTCCAATCTTTATGAGACGTGCCAGGATCGTCCGGTATGCAGCAGTCTTTATTCTGATGCTGGCACTGGGAAAAGGAATCGGTGCAGGACTCTTTTTCTGGAAAGGTTGGTAATAAGAAAGCTTAATAATGATACTTTTTCTTTTCCTGAAGCAGGAAAGAGCCAGTTACGATCAGCGTGAGAAATTCTGCTGCCGTAATTGCACACCAGATACCGTTGAGACCGAAAAATATCGGGAGGATCAGCAGTGCGAGTGTCTGGATCACCAAAGTACGTAGGGTGGAAATGATCGCAGAAATTTTCCCATTATTCAGTCCGGTGAAAAATGCTGATCCGAAAATATTAAATCCGCTGAACAGATAGGAAATTGCATAAAGCATAAAGCCGGTCCGTGTCATTTTGCACAGAACAAGATCATATCCTACGAACAGACGGGCGATCGGAAGAGCCAGCAGTTCGGAAAGCAGTGTAATGGAAAGTGCAGTAACTCCTGTGATCCGCAGACTCTTTGTCAGCAGATTATGGAGTTCAGACTTATTATCTGCCCCGTAATGATATCCGACGATGGGATTGATCCCGATAGCATATCCAAGGTAGATGGAAGTTGCGATAAAAGAGGCATACATGACCACTCCGTAGGCAGCGATTCCATTTTCGGCAGCAGCATGCATCAGTTGGAAGTTATAGATCACCGATACCAGGGAGGTGGACAGGTTGGATAACATTTCCGAAGATCCATTTCCACAGGCTTTGCGGATACTTTTCCAGTCAAAGGCAGCGGGACGCAGAAGCAGTCCGCTGTTATTTTTATGAAGAAAATAGATCAGCGGGATAAAGCCTCCGACAAATTCGCTGGCACAGGTTGCAACTGCAGCACCGGTAATTCCAAACTTTAAGATCCCGACCAGTGTAAAGTCAAGTATAACATTGGTGAGTCCTGCAAGGATCGAGATCCGAAGTCCGAGTTTTTGTTTCCCGGCAGTGGCGAGGAAACTCTGGAAACTGTTCTGAAGCATAAAAAATGGTTCAGAAAGAAGAAGAATCCGTCCATACAGGATTGCATCTTCCCGGATCAGATCGCTTGCACCAAGCAGAGAAACGATCTGCGGCATAAAGATAAAGCCCAAAAAAGCGATGATGGATGCCCCGAGAAGAATAAGTTCTATGAGCATGGAAAAGACTTCATTTGCTTTTTTAGGATTTTTCAGACCAAGATAAAAGGCTACCAATGCACTGCCACCTGTTCCGATCATAAATCCCAGAGAAGAAACGCCCATCAGGACAGGCATGATCAGATTTACTGCTGCAAATGCATTCTTGCCGGCATAATTTGATACGAAGAATCCGTCAACAATACTGTAAACAGAAGTCAGGATCATCATGGCAACGCAGGGGAGGACATAGAGGATCAGTTTTTTATAAGTAAAATGTTCAGAAAGTTTCAGTTCCATAATTGTTCAGAATACTCCTTTAATGAGGTGAGTTGTTGCTGCATGAGCTTCAGGAGAAGGCTGCGTTCCTCCGCTGAAAAAGCAGAAAAAGAGTGGATGTCTGCCTGTACCAGTGGGGCAACATAAGCTGCGGCAAGTTCTTCTCCCTTTGGTGTGAGCCGGAGGTATTTGATATTTCCAGATCCTTTTTGCGTGAAAAGTGAGACCAGTCCATCGGAAACCAGTTTTTTCACGGCTGAATTTACGGTCTGACGTGGAAAATACCATTTTTCACAAAGATCTGCCTGACTCAGCGGTGCCGGTGAAGTTACGACAATCGTATATAAAATCCAGTAAGAAGTGCGTGGAAGACTGGATTTGCGGGCAGCTTTCTGCCAGATATCATCCTGTTCTTTCCAAAGCCGGTTATAGAGTTCCAGTTGTCCGATGAGGACGGAGTCCTTTTGCAGAGTCTTTTGTATAGTCATGAGATACCTCCAGTCAAAAAATGTAAATCTGAAAAAATGGTTCAGTGTATATCCGAAATCGGATTAGTATGGCTGATTGTATATCCGATTTCGGATTTTGTCAAGAGGGATTGGTGTATTCCTGTTACGGAGACAACGGATTTGAACGAGAGAGTTGAGTAAGAAACAATATTTTGTGTGAAGATAAAAGCACGCAAAGAATACTTGTGCGGTTGTTGGGGATATGTTAAACTGTTTCATATTGAAAATGAAAGTGAGGGAAGAAAATAGCAGATTATGAGATTATTGATAGATGAAAAAGAGTTGGCACTACTCTTAGAAAAGAAAAGAGATCTTATAGGAAATAAAGTAACTATTGATACAATTATTGCTGGAATTTCTTTTTTACTTTCAGTTTTTACAGCCAGTTATGATGATTTACTGGGGATTCGTGGAGCAGGAATCGCTTTAAAGACGATCTTTTGTATGATTGGAATTGTTTATTGCCTGAAAATTGTGAAAGATGTTTCAGAAATGGTAAAAAATAAGTATGATCATGAAGTACTGCTGCAGGATATTGAGCATTTGAATATGATTCAGCATAATCATTCTCTTATTGCAATAAAAAATCAAGTGGGTGAAGAAAAGCGTTATCTTGTATACTATGATGAAAGATGGGATTGCAAATTATTTTTAAATTATAAAACTCAGAATGGAAATAATGAAGCAGCGTTGAAGGAACAGGTGTCAGTTGATCTGAATTTGAATAGTGGCGATATAACGTGTAATTACGTAACATCAAGGGTACAGGAGAAATACTCTGTCAGCCATCAGGAGACGAGAGTTTATAATCACAGGTTATATGAGATGTATTTTAATAATATTCCTGATGAATTTAGAAAAGATAATTTTGAAATAAGTGGAAGGCATTATTACTGGATGACAATAGATGAGATGGAAAAAGATGACAATATAAAGAAAAAGAATTTAGACGTTGTTGATTTCGTAAAAGAATATATAAAATGAAATACTGAAAATGTTCAGAAGGTATAAAGGATCGGGGCAGTTTACCGGTCCTTTTTGTATCCCGATGCCTGATATACGTGTGGCTTTTCTTGTATTTGTCATGAAAATCGGATATACTAGGAATATTGAACAGTGATAGGATTTCTGGCATTCTATGTATTTCACATAACAGAAAGAAGAACGAGGAGAGAAAAAATGAGCATATATGATCTGACAGCATATGAAGTACTTCAGCAGGAAGATTTATCTGATTTGAAGTCCAAAGGAACGCTTCTGAAGCATAAAAAGAGTGGTGCGAGAGTACTTCTGATGGAGAATGATGATGAAAATAAGGTCTTTACGATCGGTTTCCGTACGCCTCCGTCCGACAGCACGGGAGTTCCGCATATTATGGAACATTCAGTTCTGTGCGGATCGAGAGAATTTCCGGTGAAAGATCCTTTTGTCGAGCTGGTAAAGGGATCTTTGAATACATTTCTGAACGCAATGACGTATCCTGACAAGACGGTTTATCCGGTTGCAAGCTGCAATGATAAGGATTTTCAGAATCTGATGCATGTGTATATGGATGCGGTATTTTATCCGGATATCTACAAGCAGGATAAGACTTTCCGCCAGGAAGGCTGGAGCTATAAACTGGATGATCCGGATGGGGAACTGACGATCAGCGGAGTTGTATATAACGAGATGAAAGGAGCGTACTCTTCACCGGAAGGTGTGCTGGACCGCGTGATCCAGAGTTCGCTTTTTACGGATACGACTTATGCAGTTGATTCAGGTGGAGATCCTGAGGTGATCCCACAGTTGACTTATGAGCAGTTTTTGGACTTCCACAGAAAGTATTACCACCCATCCAACAGTTATATTTATCTGTATGGCGATATGGATATGGAAGAGAAACTGAGATGGCTGGATGAAAAATATCTTTCTCACTTTGAAAATGAACCGGTTGATTCAGAGATCCATCTGCAAAAGCCATTTACTGAGATGAGAGAAGTAGTTCAGAATTATTCGATTACGAGTGAAGAAAGTGAAGAAGATAATACTTATCTTTCTTATAATAAAGTAGTGGGAACGTCACTGGATGAGAAATTATATCTGGCATTTGAGATTCTGGATTATGCACTGCTGTCTGCACCGGGAGCACCGCTTAAGAAAGCTCTGATCGATGCAGGAATCGGAAAGGATGTATCCGGTTCTTTTGACAGTGGAATCTATCAGCCGGTATTCTCCATTGTTGCAAAGAATGCCAACGTGGAGCAGAAAGAGGCATTTATCAGTACGATTGAGGATACACTGAGAAAAATTGCTGAAGAAGGAATCGATAAAAAGGCACTCCGGGCGGGAATTAATTATCATGAATTCCGTTTCCGGGAGGCAGATTTCGGAAGTTATCCGCGGGGACTGATGTATGGACTCCAGTTATTTGACAGTTGGTTATATGATGAAGAAAAGCCTTTTATCCATATGAAAGCAATCCCGACCTTTGAGTTCCTGAAAGAGCAGGTTGAGACAGGATATTTTGAAGAGCTGATCCGTGAATACATTTTAGACAATCCGCATGGTTCAATCGTGATCATCAGACCGGAACAGGGGATGACGGCACGTATGGATAAGGAACTGGCAGATCGTCTGCAGGCGTATAAAGAGGGCCTTTCAGCAGAAGAAATCGCGGCTCTTGTAAAAGCAACGAAGGAGCTGGAAGCGTATCAGGAAGAAGAGTCTGCACCGGAAGATCTTGCAAAGATACCGGTTCTCGGACGGGAAGATATTTCAAGGGAGATTGCACCAATTTATAATGAAGAGCGTCAGACAGACGGAGTGAAATTGCTTTATCACGATGTGGAGACGAATGGGATCGGATATGTGACAGCTCTGTTCGATCTTTCGGAAATCGAAGAAGAACTGCTTCCATATGCAGGAATCCTGCAGAGTGTTCTCGGCATCATTGATACAGAGCATTATGGATACGGAGAACTTTTCAATGAGATCAATGTGCATACCGGTGGAATCGGAACTTCACTGGAGCTGTATACAGATGTGACAAAAGTGAAAGAAAAAGAGTTCCGTGCAACGTTTGAAATCAAAGGAAAAGCACTTTATCCGAAGCTGGATGTACTTTTTGCCATGATGCGTGAGATCCTGATGGAGTCGAAGCTGGGAGATGAAAAGCGTCTGAAAGAAATTTTATCCATGCTGAAGACAAGACTTCAGACCTCTTTCCTTTCAGCCGGACATACGACAGCAGTACTGCGTTCACTTTCCTACACTTCTCCGATCGCAAGATTCAGGGATATTACCAGTGGAATTGGATTTTATGAAGTTGTAAAAGATCTGGAAGAGAATTTTGAAGAAAGAAAAGAACTGTTGATCGAAAATTTGAAAAAGATCGCAGGACGTATTTTCAGAAAAGAGAATCTTATGCTCAGTTATACTTCCGCACAGGAGGGACTTGCAGTACTGGAAAAAGCAGTGCCACAGTTTGCAGATTCACTTCATACGGGAGAAAAAGAGAGCCACGGACAGTGCATCATCCACTGTAAGAAGAGAAATGAGGGCTTCAGAACTTCCTCCAAAGTCCAGTATGTGGCAAGGACCGGTAACTTTATTGATGGTGGAGCAGAATATACGGGTGCATTGCAGATTCTGAAAGTCATTTTAAGTTATGATTATCTGTGGCAGAATGTACGTGTAAAAGGAGGAGCGTATGGCTGTATGAGCGGCTTTAACCGGATCGGAGAGGGGTATTTAGTTTCTTACAGAGATCCGAATCTTGAAAAGACGATGGAAATTTACGAAGGAGTCGTAGATTATCTGAAGAATTTTGATATAGATGACAGAGATATGAATAAGTTTATTATCGGTACGATCAGTAATTTAGACCGTCCGATGAATCCGGCGGCAAAGGGCAGCCGCTCATTGAATCTGTATATGAACCGGATTACAGAAGAGATGATCCGCAGGGAAAGAGAACAGATCCTGGATGCACAGCAGGAGGATATCCGTGGACTGGCAACAGTACTGGAGGCGGTATTGGCAGCCGGAGAATTGTGTGTGATCGGAAGCGAGGAGAAGATCGAAGACGCGAAGGAAATGTTTGGAGAGATCAGGACACTTTAAAATACTGGGATGAAAAGAAGAAGGAGCAGAGATGAAAGAAAACTTTAAGTCAGGATTTGTAACTTTGATCGGAAGACCGAATGTGGGAAAGTCAACCTTGATGAACCATCTGATCGGACAGAAGATCGCAATTACGTCAAATAAACCGCAGACGACAAGAAACCGCATCCAGACAGTGCTTACAACGGAGGAGGGGCAGATTGTGTTTGTGGACACTCCGGGAATCCATAAGGCAAAAAATAAACTGGGCGAATATATGGTGAATATTGCAGAGCGTTCTTTAAATGAAGTAGATGTAGTGCTTTGGCTTGTTGAACCATCTAATTTTATCGGAGCGGGAGAAAAGCATATCATTGAGCAGTTGAAGAAGGTAAAGACACCGGTTATTCTTGTTATCAATAAGATCGATATGGTAAAAAGAGAAGAAATTCTGGCTTTTATTGATACGTATAGAAAAGAATATGATTTTGCAGAGATCGTTCCGGTTTCTGCAAGGACAGGAGATAATACGGATGAGCTTGTAAAAGTCATTTTGAATTATCTGCCGTACGGTCCGCAGTTTTATGATGAAGATACGGTCACAGATCAGCCGGAGCGACAGATTGTTGCAGAATTGATCCGTGAGAAGGCATTACATTGTCTGAATGAAGAAATTCCGCATGGAATTGCAGTGGCGATCGATCAGATGAAGATGAATAAGAAAGTATGCCATATTGATGCAACGATTATCTGCGAACGGGATTCACATAAGGGAATTATTATCGGAAAGCAGGGAAGTATGCTGAAAAAGATCGGAAGCACAGCACGGTATGAGATTGAACGGCTTTTAGACTGCAAAGTGAATCTGAAACTTTGGGTAAAAGTGCAGAAAAACTGGCGTGACAGTGATTATATGATGAAAAACTTTGGATACAGGGAGGATGATATGTCGTAAATCTTAAAGAATCATACGTTTTTCTTTAAGAAATACGAAAGATAGTTGTTATTTTAAAATTATCGTCTAAAATGGAAAACATGGGAAAATTAAAGTTACTTAAAGGAAAAAATTCAGAAGAATTATGTAAGATCGTTTTACCACCGTTATTTACCTTTGTGGTAAATTCACTGGTTTATTGGGGAGCACCTTTGATCGTGGGGACGGGAAGATCGCATAACCTGTCCGGCGGCCTGGACGAACTGGTTCCGTTTATGCCTGCATTTATCATTATTTATTTTGGCTGTTACATTTTCTGGGTAGTCAATTATCTGATGGTAGCGTTTTATGAAGATGAGAATAAATACAGATTTTACACGGCAGATTTTTACGCACGGCTGATCTGTCTTGCATTTTTTGTGTTTTTTCCGACGACAAATACGAGGCCGGAACTTACGGGAAATGGGATTTTTATTCGGGCAATGCGATTTTTATATACCGTTGATAAGCCGGTAAACCTGTTTCCGTCGATTCATTGTATGGCGAGCTGGTTCTGCTGTATCGGTCTTAGAAAGTGTAAGGAGATTCCTGAGT
This region includes:
- a CDS encoding stage V sporulation protein AB; amino-acid sequence: MWAGQIFLGILGMSAGVVVAGGLFSFIVELGVISDFADRTHTANRILLYEDAVSAGAILGNVFQIFRIGIPGQSVLLAFFGLFAGIFVGCWSMALAEILNVFPIFMRRARIVRYAAVFILMLALGKGIGAGLFFWKGW
- the era gene encoding GTPase Era translates to MKENFKSGFVTLIGRPNVGKSTLMNHLIGQKIAITSNKPQTTRNRIQTVLTTEEGQIVFVDTPGIHKAKNKLGEYMVNIAERSLNEVDVVLWLVEPSNFIGAGEKHIIEQLKKVKTPVILVINKIDMVKREEILAFIDTYRKEYDFAEIVPVSARTGDNTDELVKVILNYLPYGPQFYDEDTVTDQPERQIVAELIREKALHCLNEEIPHGIAVAIDQMKMNKKVCHIDATIICERDSHKGIIIGKQGSMLKKIGSTARYEIERLLDCKVNLKLWVKVQKNWRDSDYMMKNFGYREDDMS
- a CDS encoding phosphatase PAP2 family protein, translated to MGKLKLLKGKNSEELCKIVLPPLFTFVVNSLVYWGAPLIVGTGRSHNLSGGLDELVPFMPAFIIIYFGCYIFWVVNYLMVAFYEDENKYRFYTADFYARLICLAFFVFFPTTNTRPELTGNGIFIRAMRFLYTVDKPVNLFPSIHCMASWFCCIGLRKCKEIPEWYKLMSVLIAISVFISTLATRQHVLWDVAGGIGVAELTWFISNRTNGWKTYQRLNEKISVGISRRLGR
- the sigF gene encoding RNA polymerase sporulation sigma factor SigF — protein: MDHTISLIRKSHHGDKEAREQLVKENVGLVWCVVKRFYGRGAEPEDLFQIGSIGLLKAIDKFDLSYDVQFSTYAVPMISGEIRRFLRDDGMIKVSRSLKKLSYKCGKKKEELTERMGREPTMEELATSLGTEKEELVQAMEAATEVESIYRPIHQEGDSQLSILDRLEEKSRPEEHLLNRMMLSQILDGLDKEERQLIYLRYFQEKTQAAVGEILGISQVQVSRMEKKILERMRKQM
- the spoIIAB gene encoding anti-sigma F factor; protein product: MRDTNEMEIQFDSKSCNEGFARVAVAAFLTQMNPTVEEVADVKTAVSEAVTNAIIHGYEKRKGKIRIFCRILENQFFMEVSDKGKGILNVEEAMQPMYTTKPEEDRSGMGFAFMEAFMDEVKVKSEPEKGTCVRMKKIIGKGRELWTTQSL
- a CDS encoding MATE family efflux transporter — translated: MELKLSEHFTYKKLILYVLPCVAMMILTSVYSIVDGFFVSNYAGKNAFAAVNLIMPVLMGVSSLGFMIGTGGSALVAFYLGLKNPKKANEVFSMLIELILLGASIIAFLGFIFMPQIVSLLGASDLIREDAILYGRILLLSEPFFMLQNSFQSFLATAGKQKLGLRISILAGLTNVILDFTLVGILKFGITGAAVATCASEFVGGFIPLIYFLHKNNSGLLLRPAAFDWKSIRKACGNGSSEMLSNLSTSLVSVIYNFQLMHAAAENGIAAYGVVMYASFIATSIYLGYAIGINPIVGYHYGADNKSELHNLLTKSLRITGVTALSITLLSELLALPIARLFVGYDLVLCKMTRTGFMLYAISYLFSGFNIFGSAFFTGLNNGKISAIISTLRTLVIQTLALLILPIFFGLNGIWCAITAAEFLTLIVTGSFLLQEKKKYHY
- a CDS encoding MarR family winged helix-turn-helix transcriptional regulator, coding for MTIQKTLQKDSVLIGQLELYNRLWKEQDDIWQKAARKSSLPRTSYWILYTIVVTSPAPLSQADLCEKWYFPRQTVNSAVKKLVSDGLVSLFTQKGSGNIKYLRLTPKGEELAAAYVAPLVQADIHSFSAFSAEERSLLLKLMQQQLTSLKEYSEQLWN
- a CDS encoding insulinase family protein, with the protein product MSIYDLTAYEVLQQEDLSDLKSKGTLLKHKKSGARVLLMENDDENKVFTIGFRTPPSDSTGVPHIMEHSVLCGSREFPVKDPFVELVKGSLNTFLNAMTYPDKTVYPVASCNDKDFQNLMHVYMDAVFYPDIYKQDKTFRQEGWSYKLDDPDGELTISGVVYNEMKGAYSSPEGVLDRVIQSSLFTDTTYAVDSGGDPEVIPQLTYEQFLDFHRKYYHPSNSYIYLYGDMDMEEKLRWLDEKYLSHFENEPVDSEIHLQKPFTEMREVVQNYSITSEESEEDNTYLSYNKVVGTSLDEKLYLAFEILDYALLSAPGAPLKKALIDAGIGKDVSGSFDSGIYQPVFSIVAKNANVEQKEAFISTIEDTLRKIAEEGIDKKALRAGINYHEFRFREADFGSYPRGLMYGLQLFDSWLYDEEKPFIHMKAIPTFEFLKEQVETGYFEELIREYILDNPHGSIVIIRPEQGMTARMDKELADRLQAYKEGLSAEEIAALVKATKELEAYQEEESAPEDLAKIPVLGREDISREIAPIYNEERQTDGVKLLYHDVETNGIGYVTALFDLSEIEEELLPYAGILQSVLGIIDTEHYGYGELFNEINVHTGGIGTSLELYTDVTKVKEKEFRATFEIKGKALYPKLDVLFAMMREILMESKLGDEKRLKEILSMLKTRLQTSFLSAGHTTAVLRSLSYTSPIARFRDITSGIGFYEVVKDLEENFEERKELLIENLKKIAGRIFRKENLMLSYTSAQEGLAVLEKAVPQFADSLHTGEKESHGQCIIHCKKRNEGFRTSSKVQYVARTGNFIDGGAEYTGALQILKVILSYDYLWQNVRVKGGAYGCMSGFNRIGEGYLVSYRDPNLEKTMEIYEGVVDYLKNFDIDDRDMNKFIIGTISNLDRPMNPAAKGSRSLNLYMNRITEEMIRREREQILDAQQEDIRGLATVLEAVLAAGELCVIGSEEKIEDAKEMFGEIRTL
- a CDS encoding stage V sporulation protein AA, which encodes MASESVTVYLKGDRNVEVTKQDVTLGDILEIECADKLLQSKIRVLKILRIREEKEQRFVISLLKIIDLIHERYPKVEIRNLGESDVIVTYENQKTSPMIWHLLKTAVVTVIIFCGSAFSIMAFNNDVDVSKLFGQIYELVIGKESNGFTILEIMYSVGLVVGILIFFNHFGKKRFTVDPTPMEVQMRQYENDIQTTLVEDAARRKKEIDLENGGGK